AATGGGTGAAGCGTAACAACATCTACACGCTCACCACCGGCCAGGAACTGACCATTCGTGGTGTCTTCGGTTACCTCGACACGGCCGGTGCCGGCAGCACCAAGCGCATGGTGGCCTACCGCCGTTCGCCCGAGGTGCTGAAGTTCCACATGCCGATGCCGTTCCGGTTCCTGCCGGCTTGGCAGACTGGGCCGATCAAGTTCGACGTGCCGGGCATCTTCCGCCTCGGTGGCGTCGACATTCGCCGGCCCAAGGCTGTCCGCTATCTCGACGGCATTTAAGGAGGGACCGATGAAGGTCACCAACACACAGCAGGGGCCGCGCGGCATCAATGCCGTCGGCGGCGCCGTTCTGATCGAGCCGGGTCAGTCTGTCGATGTCGAGGTCAGCGAGGCTGAACTGAAGGTTGCTGAGGCGACTGGCTGGTTCAGCTTCGAAGGCAAGGCCAAGACGGTCGCAAAGGCCAAGGCTGTTGCAACGAGCGACGATTCCGCCCCGAAGACCGCAGGCGAGGTTCTCGCCATGGTCGACGGCAACTTCATGGCCTTCAAGTCGGCTGCGTCCAAGCTGCTCGGCGACAAGACGCCGTCGAAGAAGGACGAGATCGTCGCCGCGCTCGAGGAACTGGCAACCCAGCCCTGACCATCAACCGGCCCGGCAGTTTCGCTGCCGGGTCCTTCTTTCCATGTGAGGAACTATGGCTGGCTACGGAACGAATGAGGGCTTCACCGCCTACGCCACCGCCGCCGGCTACACCGTGCCCGCTGGTGATATTGGCGCGGCCCGCCAGCGCGGGAGCACCTATGTCGACGGCACATATGGCGCTCGCTTCTCAGGCCTTCCCACCGGAGGTGTTGAGCAGGAAAGGGCATGGCCTCGCACCGGTGCCACTGCCTACGGAAGTGCGCTCGCCAGCGACATCATTCCGGTTCGGGTAGTGAACGCCTCGTATGAGGCCGCATTGCTCGAATTGCAGTCGCCCGGCTCTCTCTCCGCTGTTGTGTCCGGTTCATCGCTGGTCAAGCGTGAGAAGGTCGAGGGCGCGGTAGAGGTCGAATACGCCGTCTCGGACAAGACAGACCTCGCCGTCGCTGCCCGGCCACTGGTGTCCGTCATCGACGGGATGCTTGCCCCGCTGCTGACCGTGGCACTGCCCGGCATTCTGGTGGTGTGATGGCTGCGTTCGACTATGGCCGCATGCAGGGCACGGCAACCCGGCTGATGGAGCGGTTCAAGCAGGGCACGGTCCAACTGAAGCGCGTCACCCTCGGCACGCCGCCTAACGAATGGACGCCAGCGCCTGAGACGGTTGAGACTTGGCCATTATCGGCCACAGCCGAACGGCTGCACCAGCGCTATGAGAACGGCGTCCTGATCGTAGAAACCGGCGACATGGTGACGTTTTCGGTGCCCGAGGTTGAGCCGCAGATCACTGACAGGCTCGTCATTGATGGCGCTGAGCGCGTCATCACCAACCTGACGCCGATACCGCCGGCAGGAACTGTCGTGGCGTTCAAGGCTTGGTGTGCGGCCTAGTCGGCTTTCAGGAATACCGTCAATTCCTTGGGTGACGGTTGGGTGGCAAGATCGGAAATAGATAGTTCGACGGCTACGATTGTCCCTGTAAAGGTGACCTTACTGCTGAAGGTCCGGTGCCTAGAAATTCTGACCCGGTCACCGATCACTATTTCAGATCGCTCTATATCTTCCGCGCTGTGAATGAGCTTTCCAGTGGACTGGTCGACAAATTGAGCCCGCATGTTCCCTCATATCCGAGACGCCGCCTGTGCTAAAACGCCTATCACCTCGTGAGAGGCTGGAACAGCTTGTCGCGGACCTCACGCCCGTCTTGCGCGCCGCCTTCATGGAGACAATCGACGACATCAGGTCGAACATCGTCCTGCGCCGCATCGTGGAGCGTCTGGAGCGCGGTGACGTCAACGGCGCCATCGCGGCCATGCATCTCGAAGAAGCAGCTTTCCGTCCCCTCGATGAGGCTATCAGGCAGGCTTTCAACGGTGGTGGTGTTGCCACCATCGAGCAGATGCCGACGCTGCGTGATCCGAACGGCCATCAGATCGTCATCCGGTGGGATGCGCGGAACCTGGCCGCGGAGGAATGGCTGCGCGAGCACAGTGCTACGCTGGTCCGCAACGTCATCGCCGACCAGCAAGCCGCTATCCGTGCGGTGCTGTCAGAAGGGCTTGCCCGAGGCGACAACCCGACCCGGAGCGCGCTGAACATCGTGGGGCGGGTCAACCGGGTCACAGGCAGGCGCGAGGGCGGCATCCTCGGCCTTACGGCTCAGCAGGCCGCCTATGTCGACAGCGCTCGCCAGGAGCTGCTCTCTGGCGATCCTGTGGCCATGCGCAACTATCTGGAGCGCGCCCGTCGGGATAAGCGCTTCGACCGCAGCATTCTCAAGGCGCTGAAGGACGGCAAGCCACTGCCGGCTGATGCCGTGGCCCGGATCGTTGGCAGGTACTCGGATGGGCTGTTGAAGCTCAGGGCCGACACCATCGCGCTGCATGAGACCTTTTCGGCCTTGGGCGCATCCAGGGACATCGCGTTCCGCCAGCAGATCGAGGCAGGCAGGGTGCAGGCGCAGCACATCACCAAGACATGGCGACATACGCCACAGGAACATCCCAGGGCGCAGCACGTTGTCATGCATGGCCAGGTTGTCCCGTTCGATCAGCCGTTTATCGCCCCAGACGGGACGACGATTCGCTATCCGCATGCTCCCGGTACGCCATCGCGCCATACCATCGGCTGCAAGTGCTTCGCCGAGTACAAGATCGATTTCGTTGCCCAGTTGGTGCGCTGATGGCCAGTTTCGCTGCGACGGTCGGTCAGTGGGCCCAGAAGGTCGAAGGTGCGCTTGAGGCGGTGTTCAAGGAAGCCGCCCAGGAGTTGGTGTCGCAACTGAATCAACTCGTACCTGTCGGCGAGACGGGGTTCTTGCGCTCCTCGCTGATGGTCTCGACAACGGCTATGCCGACGCTGACCCGAGCCAATCCAGGCATGTCAGTGCCGGCCGACCTCGGGGATATCCTTCTGGTGATCAATAGCGCGGATCTCGGGGACACCATCTATCTCGGCTACACCGCCAACTACGCCGCTTTCGTGCATTTCGGTGCGCAGGGCAGGACACCCCGGCCTTGGGTGACGATGGTCGCTCAACGGTGGGAAATGATCGTCGCCGAGAAGGCTGGCGAAGTGAAGCGCCGGCTGGGGCTGTAGTTTCGACGGGCGCGGGGATCAAAAGTCGATTGTTTCGACCATCAGTTTGGACTCAGCGAGCTCCTTCGAGATTTCCGGATCGCCCGTTCCCATTGCACAATAGGTGACCAGTACGACATCGCGACCGTTCGACAGGTACCACATCGCCATGGTCTCACCATGCTCGAACGAAACGCATCCCACCTTGTCAATGTCACCATCGCTCACAGTATGCGAACCGAAATCGCGCGCGAGGCCTTCGCAATGTTTGCCCATCATGTCTTGCAGATCCGCCAGGCTGACATGCGGATGCTTGCCGCCGCTATAGCGGGCGACTGAAAACTGGAGAGCTCCAACGCCGGTTGGGCGCACCAGCGTTGGCGGCGAGCCGGCTGGAAGATCACCAGTTGCATCGACCCAACCGGCGGCAAGATCAAACAGCAATCCATAGAATTGAACGCGCATGATGGTCCGTGGGCGAGCTTAACAATGTGATGCAATGGCGAGTAACTGCGATAGCATAAGGTTAAATCTATGCCCACCGTCGAAACAGCGATCTGGCTCGCACTGAAGGCGAGGGCGCAGGGGCTTGTCCTGTCGCCAGTGCTCCCGGTGGCTTGGCCGAATGAGAGCTTCATCAAGCCGACGGGTGGGTATCTGCGCGTCACGCATATCCCGAACGTGAACCGCCGGTTGTTCCTAGGCTCAACCGATCCTCACCAGCGCCTCGGGCTTCTGCAGATCGACGTCTTCGGCAAGAAGAACGAGAATGCTGCGGTTGCGGTCGAGATTGCCGGTAAGGTGGCCGAGCACTTTGCGTGCGGCACCGACATGTGGCGCGACGGGCTCCGGGTGAGCGTCGCCAAGGCTCCCGACGTGGGCCAGCCGATCGACGGTGACACCCACATTCAGGTGCCCGTCACCATCGCCTACGAGTGCTTTGCATAGCCATTCCCGGCCATCCGGGTTCATCAAGGCGGCTTTCGGGCCGCCTTTTTCATGCCAGCCATTGAAAAGGAGAAACCCCGATGGCGAACACGAACAAGGGCCGCAAGTTCTATATTGCGGTGACATCGCCCGGCGGCTCGATTCCCGCACCACAGTCGGCGCCGCTTAATAAGAGCCAGTTTGAAGCTTTGAACTGGACGGAAGTCGGCAATGCTGGGTCTATCGGCGAAAGCGGCACGCAGACCAATCTGCCGAGCTACGACGAACTCGCGACTGAGGTCACGCAGAAGCAGAAGGGCATTTCGAATGCCGGCGACCCTCCTGTCGAGGTGGCCCGCAATCCGACCGATCTAGGTCAGATTGCCATGCGCGCCGCGGGCAAGACCAAGTTCCAATATGCCTTCAAGACCGAGGACAATGACGCCCCCGACGCCAACAGCACGAACTCGATCTATTATAATCGCGGCGTCGTGACTGGCCCGACCCGTCCCAACGGCCGCAACGAGGACTTCATCCTCGAGATCTACACCCTGGGGCTCAACCAGCTCGAAATCGTCGTCGACCCCGAAGCGCTAGTCGTGGCGACGAATGTGGGGCTTCCCACCATCACGGGTGCAAGCCTGGCGCAGGCTGCCGTGCTCACCGCCCATGAGGGGATGTGGACCGGCAACCCGACCAGCTTCACCTATCAGTGGCAGGCGGACACGTCGGGCAATGGCACCTTCGTCAACATCGGCTCCGCCACGGGCAAGACCTACACGCTGGCTGCGGGGCAGTCCGGCGATGCCGTGCGCGTGGGTGTCGTTGCCGTCAATCCGGCCGGAGCATCTGCGGTGGCCTACTCGCTGCCTGTCGGCCTCGTCGGCGCCTAAGCCTTTCTGCGCAGAACGGGCCGCTCTTGCTGTCGGGGCAAGGCGGCCCACCTCGACATCCCGATTTCCGACAAGGTGAAACATGGACATTCTGGCAATTCAGCCGTCGACCATCACTGTTGACATCAAACACCCGGCCACCGGTGCGCCGATCGGCCTGAAGGTTGAGTGCGTCAGCCTGGAAGACGACCGGGTCAAGCAGGTGGAGCGCTCCATCAAGAACCGCGCGCTCCGTGGCGGCCGCAACACGGTCACCGCCGAGAAAATCGAGGACAACACGGTTGAGATCCTGACGGCGGCTGTCGTCGGTTGGAATTGGGCTGACGGGCTGACCTTGGGCGATCTCAAGAACCCGCCGCTGTCCAAGATCAACGTCGGCAAGCTGCTCGCAGCGGGCTGGATCGCCAAGCAGATCGACCAGGCGCTCGGAGACGAAGCCGCTTTTTTCTCGAACTCGGGCCAATCCTCGCCGATCACATAGCCCAGCACGTCCGGCTCAACACCCCAGACGAGAATGGCGAGACGCGCCGGCAGCGGAATGAACGGTTCGGTCTGCCGGCGGTTGATCCAGATACGGTCAATCCAGACTTCGAGTATCTGCTCGAATGGTTCTGGGACATCAGCGCAGGCCGATCCCATGGTTTCAGCGGGCCGAACCCCCTCTCCATGACCGAGATTGCCAACTGGTCGACGCTCACGGGCACTGTAGTCAGGCGGGAGGAACTATCGATCCTGCGCGCCATGGATGGGGCGTTCATGTCGGCCATCGCCAAAGAGCAGGCCGAGGTGACCGAGCGACAAAAGTCCGGCGCTTAGTGCCTCAGTCGCTGTTGATTGGCTTAAACGGGTCAATAGCCTGTCCTTCGGGCTCCCAGTGTATATGAACACGGGCGATACCTTCAGGCGCGCCTTTGTAAGGAGCGCATTGCTCGATTGCCTTTGACGCGCCGATAACAACGGCTTTGCCTTCCTCACCTTCCGGCTTGAAACTGACAACCGCGATGTCTTTGACGCCGCCGCTTGCATCAAAAAGCACATCAAAAGTCATGTCAGGCAGTTCGGTCAGCCCTGCCGGCATGTTCCAACATCTCTCCGCCTGTTCACCAAGCTCGTCAGGCGTCATCGCCAATGCTGGCGACGCCAATAGCATCGAAAACACTATCGCAAGTTTCCGCATCTCAGTCCCTCCAAAGGGCCGGGACGATACTGCGCGTCGGGATAGGAGGTAAAGATGGATGTCGCTGCTCTCGGCTTGGCCGTAGACTCCAGTCAGGTGGACAAAGGCACGATTGCCCTTAATCACCTTACGAACTCCGCGAAACGCGCTGAGGCAGCAGCCTCTGGCATGGCTTCTGGTGCGGCTACAGCCAAGGCCGCATCTGCCTCCATGGCCGTTGCAGCCGGCGCAGCAGCGAAGTCGATGGGACTCTGGACGGACAAGGCAGGCAAGCTTCGCAACACTCTCGGGCAGTTTGCCACGGCTGAGGAGCGCGCACAGGCAGCAGCTCTTGCCACGGCAGGGGCGCTGGATGCGCAATCGGCCGCGGCCCTGAGGGCTGCCAGTGCTGCCGGGAAGTTCAATGCCGCCGCAAACGACAATGTTGCCATGGTGGGCAGGTTCAACACCGCCAATATCGCCGCGCAGTTCCAGGACATTGCCGTGTCCGCACAGATGGGCATGGGAGCGCTGCAGATAGGTCTGCAGCAAGGCACCCAGCTTGCCGCGGTGATTTCCTCCATGGAGAACCCGGTTCGCGGGTTAGGAGCCGCGTTCCTGTCGGTGCTTTCGCCCGTCAGTCTCCTTGTGATCGGCCTTACCACCTTGGTCGCCGCTGGCCTTCAATTCATCGATTGGACGAAGGTCGGTGCCGGGCTGCTGCGTGGGCTGGCTGATGGGCTTGACCTGATCGCGCCCTATGCCCTGACTGCTGCTGCCGCTCTGACGCTGATGTTCGCACCAGCTATCCTTTCTGGTGCGGCCGCGTTGACCACTGCTGTGGTCGGCCTTGGGTTGGCTGCGATGCGCGCTGCCGCATCCTTCACTATCGCGTGGCTTGCTGCGCTAGGCCCCGCAGGTTGGTTCTTCCTTGCCCTTGGTGCCGCCAGCCTGGCCATCTACGCGTTCCGTGACGATCTCGCGGAAATCCTCGGCTTCGACATCGTCGATAAGGCCAAGGCCGGTGCGAATGCCATCACCGGTGTGCTCGTCGGGGCGTTCAAGGCCGCAGATGTCGTGTGGTCAAAGTTCCCGGATGTGATGGGAGAGGTCGGCCAACTAGCCATGCACAAGTTCATGGAGCAGGTGCGTTGGGGCCTGCGCCAGCTTGTTGTTGAGGTCAACGTCGCGCTGAAGCAGATTAGTGAGAACTTAGGCGTTGCCTTGCCCAACCTCGGCAGCCCGAACAAGCTCTTCCCGCCCCAGAAGGCTCCAGCCGTGTCGGACCGGGGGAATGCTGCCATGGACGCGGCCTTGGAGGCGTATAAGAGCGCCCAAGGCGTCGATTACATTGGCGAATTCGGCGGCGCCATTTCCCGTGGTGCCTCGGCGGCCTCGGACAAGCTCCGCGAACTGGCCGGCAGTCTCGGTGAGGTCGAGGACAAGACCAAGAAGAGCAAGAGCGAAACCGAGCGCCTGGCCGAGCGCTACAACGACATCCTGCTTGGTGCTGAGGGTTTCATCGCCTCCCAGATGGCGGAGAAGGATGCGCTGCTGCTGACCGAAGAGGCAGCAAACGCGCTTCGCTATGAGCAGGATCTGCTGAATGAGGCGATGCAGGCCGGTATCACGATCGATGCTGCCAAGGCCGCCGAGTTGAAGTCGTATGCCGCAGCCATGGCCGGCGCCGAAGCCGAGACCAGTCGGCTACGCGATACGCTTGATTTCGCCCAGGACGTGTCGCGTGGGTTCTTCGAAGACTTTGCGGGCGGGTTGCGCCGAGGCGAGGGACTGTGGAAGTCGTTCGCTGATGCCGCGGTGAACGCTCTCGACAAGGTCGCTTCCAAACTGCTCGACAGTGGGCTCGACATGCTGTTCGGCGGTGGGTCCACCGGTGGCTACGGTATCTTGGGGTCAATCCTCGGGCTTGGTGGCGGCGGCTCCGATCCGTGGGCTGGCCTCCGAGGCTATGCCGACGGCACGGCCTCTGCGCGGGCAGGTGTGGCGATGGTGGGCGAGCGCGGCCCGGAACTGGTGAGGTTCCGCGGCGGCGAACGGGTTGTTCCGAACCACATGCTTGGACGAGGGGCCAACAACAACCAGCCTGTCGCTGCCAACTTTAACTTCGCACCAGTGGTTAGCATTCAAGGAGGTGGCAGTGACACTTCAGAGGAAGTCACCAAGGCATTGAAACACTTTGCCGACAAGGATTTCACGCCGCGTGTCGTCAAGGCCCTACGCGAGATTAAGACGAGGGGGTTGGCATGATCGACTTGCCAATCGTCCCCTATGTGAAGGGGCTTCCTCAGATCGTCCGGTCAACGTCGGTTGGCCGATCTGGTCAGCGGGCGATGGCATTCGTCGAGTTTGCTGACCCGTTCTGGCGGGTTGAGGTCGAGACGGGGCCGCTGGCGGCTGAAAAGGTGGCCTTAGTTCAGGCCTTCCTGGATGAGGCAGGGGCGGGCACCAAGACCGTCCTGTTCGCGCCGAAGTATCTCAAGGTGCCTCAGGCCTACGTCGGCGACGAGGCCAATGCCGCCTTGAGCAATACGGGCTCACTGGTGTCAGTCACCGACGGCTTCATTGTCGCCATCGGCAGTGTCACCAATGGTTTGGACCTTCGCCGCGGTGATCTCATCAGCCTGAAGAGCGGCGACTATCGATCGCTCCATCGGGTCATGGTCGGGGCTGTTGCATCCGCAGGCGCTATCAGCCTGACCGTTGAGCCCGCAGTGCCGGGATACATCGTGCCAGGCGCCGAGGTGAGGTTCCGCGACCTCGAGCTCAACATGCGCATGATGCCGGGCTCCGGCTCGATGCCTGATGACTATCTGCCGGCCGCATCCTTCACGCTGGTCGAGGTGCCGAAATGATGCCAGCAAGCTAGGATACGGTGACCAGCGACTCTTCGGCCAATTCGCAAACCTCATCAATGGTAGTTGCGAAAGCTGAGGAACCAAGCTCATCCGACACTTGTCTCGCTACCTGGCGGAGGTTAGCGGCCAACTCCTCCAGCTTCTGAGGAGGGTTGTCATGGAGCAATGCAAGCTCCCCCAACAGAACCGCACACACGGTCTCCAGCGCGGCTTGTTCTGCGCTGCTTTTGTCGGTGATGGCTCTCCTGCGCAACGACATCAGAAATAGATGGCGCACCGATCCACTTTGTCCATTTCGGCGGAGAAAAGTTGATGGCATTTCCAACACGCCTGCAGCAGGTGCTGGACGAGGGGCGGGCGGTGATCCGCTCGCTGATGAAAATCGAATGCGGCACTGGCACCTATGGCTTCTGGAACGGCAACGCCGACCTGGTGTGGAGTGGCCTGACATATTGGCCGTCGACGCTGATAGATGTGTCCGAGCCGGTCTACGGCGTTGGCACCGCAGCCGCCACCTTTACGGTTTCGTTGACCGCCAAGCGCGATTTCGGGCTTGAGCCGGACAAGCTGCTGCTGATCGAAAACGAGGATTACAAAGGTCGACCGGTCACGGTCTATGACGCCTATTTCGATCCCGACACGCGGGCGCTGCTGCATGTTG
The nucleotide sequence above comes from Aminobacter aminovorans. Encoded proteins:
- a CDS encoding DUF4128 domain-containing protein, which gives rise to MPTVETAIWLALKARAQGLVLSPVLPVAWPNESFIKPTGGYLRVTHIPNVNRRLFLGSTDPHQRLGLLQIDVFGKKNENAAVAVEIAGKVAEHFACGTDMWRDGLRVSVAKAPDVGQPIDGDTHIQVPVTIAYECFA
- a CDS encoding phage tail length tape measure family protein translates to MDVAALGLAVDSSQVDKGTIALNHLTNSAKRAEAAASGMASGAATAKAASASMAVAAGAAAKSMGLWTDKAGKLRNTLGQFATAEERAQAAALATAGALDAQSAAALRAASAAGKFNAAANDNVAMVGRFNTANIAAQFQDIAVSAQMGMGALQIGLQQGTQLAAVISSMENPVRGLGAAFLSVLSPVSLLVIGLTTLVAAGLQFIDWTKVGAGLLRGLADGLDLIAPYALTAAAALTLMFAPAILSGAAALTTAVVGLGLAAMRAAASFTIAWLAALGPAGWFFLALGAASLAIYAFRDDLAEILGFDIVDKAKAGANAITGVLVGAFKAADVVWSKFPDVMGEVGQLAMHKFMEQVRWGLRQLVVEVNVALKQISENLGVALPNLGSPNKLFPPQKAPAVSDRGNAAMDAALEAYKSAQGVDYIGEFGGAISRGASAASDKLRELAGSLGEVEDKTKKSKSETERLAERYNDILLGAEGFIASQMAEKDALLLTEEAANALRYEQDLLNEAMQAGITIDAAKAAELKSYAAAMAGAEAETSRLRDTLDFAQDVSRGFFEDFAGGLRRGEGLWKSFADAAVNALDKVASKLLDSGLDMLFGGGSTGGYGILGSILGLGGGGSDPWAGLRGYADGTASARAGVAMVGERGPELVRFRGGERVVPNHMLGRGANNNQPVAANFNFAPVVSIQGGGSDTSEEVTKALKHFADKDFTPRVVKALREIKTRGLA
- a CDS encoding DnaT-like ssDNA-binding protein, whose product is MAGYGTNEGFTAYATAAGYTVPAGDIGAARQRGSTYVDGTYGARFSGLPTGGVEQERAWPRTGATAYGSALASDIIPVRVVNASYEAALLELQSPGSLSAVVSGSSLVKREKVEGAVEVEYAVSDKTDLAVAARPLVSVIDGMLAPLLTVALPGILVV
- a CDS encoding phage tail assembly chaperone, with amino-acid sequence MPAVDPDTVNPDFEYLLEWFWDISAGRSHGFSGPNPLSMTEIANWSTLTGTVVRREELSILRAMDGAFMSAIAKEQAEVTERQKSGA
- a CDS encoding HK97 gp10 family phage protein; the protein is MASFAATVGQWAQKVEGALEAVFKEAAQELVSQLNQLVPVGETGFLRSSLMVSTTAMPTLTRANPGMSVPADLGDILLVINSADLGDTIYLGYTANYAAFVHFGAQGRTPRPWVTMVAQRWEMIVAEKAGEVKRRLGL
- a CDS encoding head morphogenesis protein produces the protein METIDDIRSNIVLRRIVERLERGDVNGAIAAMHLEEAAFRPLDEAIRQAFNGGGVATIEQMPTLRDPNGHQIVIRWDARNLAAEEWLREHSATLVRNVIADQQAAIRAVLSEGLARGDNPTRSALNIVGRVNRVTGRREGGILGLTAQQAAYVDSARQELLSGDPVAMRNYLERARRDKRFDRSILKALKDGKPLPADAVARIVGRYSDGLLKLRADTIALHETFSALGASRDIAFRQQIEAGRVQAQHITKTWRHTPQEHPRAQHVVMHGQVVPFDQPFIAPDGTTIRYPHAPGTPSRHTIGCKCFAEYKIDFVAQLVR
- a CDS encoding DUF2163 domain-containing protein, with protein sequence MAFPTRLQQVLDEGRAVIRSLMKIECGTGTYGFWNGNADLVWSGLTYWPSTLIDVSEPVYGVGTAAATFTVSLTAKRDFGLEPDKLLLIENEDYKGRPVTVYDAYFDPDTRALLHVEPMVYGFCDTVDHVTDGGEVKIVANVIDGRLDNHRDGYRSASHEDQQLVSPGDKFFEFASRLKSEYFDIKL